In the Drosophila gunungcola strain Sukarami unplaced genomic scaffold, Dgunungcola_SK_2 000001F, whole genome shotgun sequence genome, one interval contains:
- the LOC128262219 gene encoding basic helix-loop-helix transcription factor amos, translating into MLTNNELMEQFYFPDDSPAVPEFLCNDTFQQFEQLMYQQEFSNSDSQSDGANSCSLEMYYDTPAVLELEHMLSVQEQQQQHQANHLGKIQGRSSKQRSKPYDKLSTSMSSSASSASSSSSSSVSFGGEVLKKRRLAANARERRRMNSLNDAFDKLRDVVPSLGHDRRLSKYETLQMAQAYIGDLVTLLSRDY; encoded by the coding sequence ATGTTGACCAACAACGAGCTAATGGAGCAGTTTTACTTCCCCGACGACTCGCCAGCGGTGCCCGAGTTCTTGTGCAACGATACCTTCCAGCAGTTCGAGCAGCTCATGTACCAGCAGGAGTTCAGCAACAGCGATAGCCAGTCGGATGGAGCCAACAGTTGCTCCTTGGAGATGTACTACGACACCCCGGCTGTCCTGGAGCTGGAGCATATGTTGAGTGTCcaggagcaacagcagcagcatcaagCGAATCACTTGGGCAAGATTCAAGGAAGGAGTTCAAAACAGAGGAGCAAGCCCTACGACAAGCTGTCCACCTCCATGTCATCATCCGCATCCTCCGCCTCCTCGAGCAGCTCATCATCGGTGAGTTTCGGCGGCGAAGTCCTGAAAAAGCGGCGACTGGCGGCCAATGCCCGTGAAAGGAGACGGATGAACAGCCTGAACGACGCCTTCGACAAGCTGAGGGATGTGGTTCCGTCGCTTGGTCACGACCGGCGACTCTCCAAGTACGAAACTCTGCAAATGGCGCAGGCTTACATCGGGGATCTGGTCACGTTGCTCTCCAGAGACTACTAG